Proteins encoded by one window of Haematobia irritans isolate KBUSLIRL chromosome 2, ASM5000362v1, whole genome shotgun sequence:
- the kel gene encoding kelch protein isoform X1, with protein sequence MISLSSLLTSLGVMSGQQNQNVNQQQQHLGGNNNNQQNQNNPNQNNGAAGGGGQVAANNHQNSAAEGSMERGSCLLRYASQNSLDESSQKHIQRPNSKDRCVGQYHNELHTARSFEAMNEMRKQNQLCDVTLIAEDIEIPAHKMVLASCSPYFYAMFTGFEESRQGRITLQGVDHHALELLIEYVYTSTVEVNEDNVQVLLTAANLLQLTDVRDASCDYLQTQLDASNCLGIRDFADMHGCVDLVNYAEQYIEQHFNEVIQFDEFLNLTSEQVISLISNDRISVASEEKVYECVINWIRYDPTLRDQHTADLMEHVRLPLLSKEYIAQNVDKEPLLEGNIICKNLIIEALTYHLLPNEIKTQRTMPRKPVGFPKILLVIGGQAPKAIRSVECYDLREEKWYQAAEMPNRRCRAGLAVLGDKVHAVGGFNGSLRVRTVDVYDPATDQWSVSSSMEARRSTLGVAVLNGCIYAVGGFDGTTGLCSAEVFDPKTDAWRFIASMSTRRSSVGVGVVNGLLYAVGGYDGFTRQCLSSVERYNPENDTWYPVADMSARRSGAGVGVLKNILYAVGGHDGPMVRKSVEAYDPETNQWHSVADMSFCRRNAGVVAHDGLLYVVGGDDGDSNLSSVEVYCPETDSWRILPAAMTIGRSYAGVCMIDKPMUIEEQGALVRQATVIAINGLVDDENSQAEGTIDQATIPDQPQQQQQNNAQQQQPPQQIIHPHYENIYESIEHYNAAARAALGAADIVVAPIQPNNIANAPAEQAPPTSSQQAPSTSSDVNTTQSKSRQATTNNISYRNDLYDRANGINMNGGGGGVGTNYDIPRSVRSGLGFRRNFQLDLHAANPRFNAFRCNGATCNHYNTTTTSSSSCHRQRSFDDTESQNYYNLNYQPAVRYENIYEQIHDEPLYRNTNGAGGGGAARLYGRLNVIGHGIGRIERHLSSSCGNIDHYNLGGHYAVLGHSHFGTVGHIRLNTGSTNTTNSSSTTSTANCNGSSCNSTSVAAAAAAASSSQRDTNNVKNSASSFFSCLHGENTQNMSRTSGNATGVSNMGLSVNGTPNSSKDRESRAASAGPLINPNANGSNNSDSNAASSSISLRATGAIPKIKGNNNSGSSKNSNNTEKNSGISATEKTVSSLKNALTKKSSSNYAQKTSQQSSTASSAEQSNSVNRISKSSLQWLLVNKWLPLWMGQGADCKVIDFNFMFSRDCVDCDAASAHMANPYGTPRLSGLPQDIVRFNARAEMHAASGMAGTYRRQNEPFASRPLHSTLNRLRETNGYGSSSSRRYEDPSYENVHVQWQNGFEFGRSRDYDHSSIAGISATNGRAPLQRARSESPTLSSQRNNNTQSRRLRGNGNTTHKSGSSSSSSSNRSKFKDHFRNYELNSENNTFKPKLGKSETLDIPADNHPSTSSGQSNRSLHVTQQAPCASGGGLQQSESNPPTLVAAAIDDSEGAVGGVDIRLTNETSSAATSSALPNNIDVATLEAAAAIANATGDNDNMPAMATSKINSPNNVTNNEQKDI encoded by the exons ACAAAATCAACTTTGTGATGTTACGCTCATTGCTGAAGATATCGAAATACCAGCTCATAAAATGGTTTTGGCATCATGCAGTCCATATTTCTATGCTATGTTTACCGGATTCGAGGAATCACGGCAGGGTCGCATAACATTGCAAGGTGTCGATCATCATGCTCTAGAACTTCTAATTGAATATGTCTACACATCAACAGTAGAAGTTAATGAGGATAATGTACAAGTCTTGCTAACTgcggctaaccttttgcaattgACCGATGTACGTGATGCGAGCTGTGATTATTTGCAAACCCAATTAGATGCTAGCAACTGTTTGGGGATACGTGATTTTGCCGACATGCATGGTTGTGTGGATTTAGTCAATTATGCTGAACAATATATTGAACAACATTTTAA tgaaGTCATTCAATTTGATGAATTTCTcaatctaacttccgaacaagttATATCGCTCATAAGCAATGATCGCATTTCTGTTGCCAGTGAGGAAAAGGTCTATGAATGTGTCATCAATTGGATTCGCTACGATCCAACATTGCGTGATCAACACACAGCCGATTTAATGGAACATGTACGTTTACCTTTGTTGTCCAAGGAATATATAGCACAAAATGTCGACAAAGAACCCCTATTGGAGGGGAATATCATTTGCAAAAATCTCATAATTGAAGCATTGACATATCATCTCTTGCCCAATGAAATAAAAACTCAGCGGACTATGCCACGAAAACCTGTgggttttccaaaaattttactagTTATAGGAGGTCAGGCTCCCAAGGCCATACGCTCAGTGGAATGCTATGATTTGAGAGAAGAGAAATGGTATCAAGCTGCTGAAATGCCCAATCGTAGATGCCG TGCTGGTTTGGCAGTTCTAGGCGATAAAGTACATGCTGTGGGTGGTTTTAATGGCTCATTGCGTGTGCGAACTGTTGATGTCTATGATCCAGCCACTGATCAATGGTCCGTTAGTAGCAGTATGGAAGCTAGACGTTCCACGCTTGGTGTGGCTGTTCTTAATGGGTGTATTTATGCTGTCGGTGGTTTCGATGGCACCACTGGCTTGTGTAGTGCTGAAGTTTTCGACCCTAAAACCGATGCATGGCGTTTTATTGCTTCCATGTCAACACGCCGTAGTTCCGTAGGCGTAGGAGTGGTTAATGGTCTCTTATATGCTGTTGGTGGATATGATGGTTTTACACGCCAATGTCTATCCTCTGTTGAACGTTATAATCCCGAGAATGATACATGGTATCCAGTTGCTGATATGTCTGCTAGGCGTAGTGGTGCCGGTGTGGGagttctcaaaaatattttatatgctgTTGGTGGTCATGATGGACCAATGGTACGTAAATCTGTAGAGGCATATGATCCAGAAACAAATCAATGGCATTCTGTGGCTGATATGTCATTCTGTCGTCGAAATGCTGGCGTGGTGGCACACGACGGTCTCCTCTATGTGGTGGGCGGTGATGATGGTGATTCGAATTTGTCTTCGGTAGAGGTATATTGCCCAGAAACTGATTCATGGCGGATTTTACCGGCTGCAATGACCATTGGTCGTAGTTATGCTGGTGTATGTATGATAGATAAGCCCATGTGAATAGAAGAGCAGGGTGCATTGGTTCG ACAGGCGACTGTAATTGCAATTAATGGGCTCGTAGACGATGAGAATAGTCAAGCTGAAGGTACAATCGATCAGGCTACCATACCAGAtcaaccacaacaacaacaacaaaataatgcTCAACAACAGCAACCACCACAGCAAATTATTCATCcacattatgaaaatatttacgaATCCATAGAACATTACAATGCAGCCGCTCGTGCCGCGCTTGGTGCCGCCGATATTGTTGTGGCACCAATCCAACCCAACAATATTGCCAATGCCCCTGCAGAACAAGCCCCTCCTACAAGCTCTCAACAAGCTCCATCTACATCCAGTGATGTCAACACCACACAAAGTAAATCCCGACAAGCAACAACGAATAATATTAGCTACCGCAATGATTTATATGATCGAGCAAATGGTATCAATATGAATGGTGGAGGTGGTGGAGTAGGTACAAACTATGACATACCACGATCGGTAAGATCAGGCCTAGGATTTAGGCGTAATTTTCAATTAGATTTACATGCAG CCAATCCCCGTTTTAATGCATTTCGTTGCAATGGAGCCACCTGTAATCATTATAATACTACTACCACTTCGTCATCATCGTGCCATCGTCAACGTAGTTTTGATGATACAGAATCTCAAAACTACTATAATCTAAATTATCAACCAGCCGTACGATATGAAAATATCTATGAGCAAATACATGATGAGCCCTTGTATCGCAATACAAATGGTGCAGGTGGTGGTGGTGCGGCTCGTCTTTATGGACGTTTAAATGTTATTGGCCATGGTATTGGAAGGATAGAACGTCATTTGAGTTCATCATGCGGTAATATTGATCATTATAATTTAGGTGGTCATTATGCCGTTTTGGGTCATTCACATTTTGGTACAGTTGGTCATATACGACTTAATACTGGCTCAACGAATACAACAAATAGTTCAAGCACTACTTCTACGGCCAATTGTAATGGTAGTAGTTGTAATTCCACATCAgtagctgctgctgctgctgcagcATCATCCTCGCAAAGAGATACGAATAATGTCAAGAATAGTGCATCATCTTTCTTTAGTTGTTTACATGGAGAAAACACTCAAAATATGAGTAGAACTTCGGGAAATGCCACAGGGGTTTCCAACATGGGACTAAGTGTGAATG GCACACCAAATAGTTCAAAGGATCGAGAAAGTAGAGCTGCCTCAGCAGGCCCACTCATTAATCCAAATGCAAATGGCAGCAATAATTCAGACTCTAATGCAGCATCCTCTTCAATATCATTACGCGCTaccggagctatacctaaaataAAAGGAAACAACAATTCCGGCTCCAGTAAAAATTCGAATAATACTGAAAAGAACTCTGGCATTTCGGCTACAGAGAAAACAGTGTCTTCCTTAAAAAATGCTCTAACTAAGAAGTCATCTTCAAACTACGCACAGAAGACCTCACAACAATCCTCCACTGCTTCATCGGCTGAACAAAGTAACTCGGTTAATCGTATTTCAAAATCAAGTCTACAATGGCTTTTGGTCAACAAATGGTTGCCGCTGTGGATGGGTCAAGGGGCGGATTGTAAGgttattgattttaattttatgttttctcGAGATTGTGTTGATTGTGATGCAGCATCAGCACACATGGCAAATCCCTATGGGACACCACGTTTATCGGGTCTGCCGCAGGATATTGTAAGATTCAATGCACGAGCAGAAATGCATGCGGCATCCGGAATGGCAGGTACATATCGTAGGCAAAATGAACCGTTTGCTTCTAGGCCATTACACAGTACTTTAAATCGTTTGCGTGAAACCAATGGCTATGGCAGTAGTTCTTCAAGACGTTATGAAGATCCTtcatatgaaaatgttcatgtgCAATGGCAAAATGGTTTTGAATTTGGGCGATCTAGAGACTATGACCATTCTTCTATAGCTGGAATTTCGGCAACAAATGGCAGAGCTCCTTTACAAAGAGCTAGATCAGAAAGTCCCACGTTGAGTAGCCAGAGGAATAACAATACACAGTCTCGTCGGCTGCGAGGCAATGGAAATACAACACATAAATCTGGCagctcatcatcatcatcatcgaatAGATCAAAATTTAAAGATCATTTCCGTAATTATGAACTAAACTCGGAAAATAATACATTCAAACCAAAATTGGGAAAATCTGAAACATTGGATATACCGGCTGATAATCATCCATCCACATCTTCGGGTCAAAGTAACAGATCTTTACATGTAACTCAACAAGCGCCATGCGCAAGTGGTGGAGGATTACAACAATCCGAATCGAATCCACCTACACTTGTGGCAGCAGCTATAGATGACTCGGAGGGAGCAGTGGGAGGTGTCGATATAAGGCTGACAAATGAGACTTCTTCTGCAGCAACATCTTCAGCTCTTCCAAATAATATTGACGTTGCCACATTAGAAGCGGCGGCTGCTATTGCAAATGCAACAGGTGACAACGACAATATGCCAGCAATGGCTACTAGTAAGATAAACTCGCCAAATAACGTAACAAATAATGAACAAAaggatatataa